From a single Nocardioides sp. dk884 genomic region:
- a CDS encoding Dabb family protein, producing the protein MFQHIGVLTLTDEATEADRTAIADGLGSLLGRIDGLRSARVVFDAGIKEGNSDVLFVMGFDSRADWEAYSVHPAHVEVVKTVIGPVLASKTFLQVDGAEPAADALV; encoded by the coding sequence GTGTTCCAGCACATCGGCGTCCTGACGCTCACCGACGAGGCCACCGAGGCCGACCGCACCGCGATCGCCGACGGGCTGGGCTCGTTGCTCGGCCGCATCGACGGCCTGCGCTCGGCACGGGTGGTCTTCGACGCCGGCATCAAGGAGGGCAACTCCGACGTCCTGTTCGTGATGGGCTTCGACTCCCGCGCGGACTGGGAGGCCTACAGCGTCCACCCCGCGCACGTGGAGGTCGTCAAGACCGTCATCGGCCCGGTCCTCGCGAGCAAGACCTTCCTCCAGGTCGACGGCGCCGAGCCGGCCGCCGACGCCCTGGTCTGA
- a CDS encoding SPFH domain-containing protein, with product MSAVPPAAVPTPSVRVDIQEKRGFAVGGWPVLGAVLVGLLASAALVVLGIGAGESDSVGVAVTLFALGVVLAAAGLVALTGFSVIAPGETRVVTFFGAYIGTVRRTGLSWTVPLTGRRQVPVRVQNFETQTLKVNEKTGSPVEVSAIVVWQVADTAKAAFAVDQYNAFITTQAEAALRHVVATHPYDAQAQAAATDQTEEEVERSPHVITLRENGAEVADELVVELNERIHIAGLEVLEVRLSNLSYAAEIAGAMLQRQQAQAVLDARQVMVTGAVGLVTEALAALEKSGDIELDPERRAAMTSNLMTVLVGGGSATPVLNVGSLY from the coding sequence GTGAGCGCTGTGCCGCCCGCTGCCGTCCCGACCCCCTCGGTCCGTGTCGACATCCAGGAGAAGCGCGGCTTCGCGGTCGGCGGCTGGCCGGTGCTCGGCGCGGTGCTCGTGGGCCTCCTGGCCTCGGCGGCGCTCGTCGTGCTGGGGATCGGTGCGGGGGAGAGCGACAGCGTCGGCGTCGCGGTGACGCTGTTCGCGCTCGGGGTCGTGCTCGCCGCCGCCGGGCTCGTGGCTCTCACCGGCTTCAGCGTGATCGCGCCGGGGGAGACCCGGGTGGTGACGTTCTTCGGCGCCTACATCGGCACGGTCCGGCGCACGGGGCTGTCCTGGACGGTGCCGCTCACCGGGCGTCGCCAGGTGCCGGTGCGGGTGCAGAACTTCGAGACCCAGACCCTGAAGGTCAACGAGAAGACCGGCTCGCCGGTCGAGGTGTCGGCGATCGTCGTGTGGCAGGTCGCGGACACGGCGAAGGCGGCGTTCGCGGTGGACCAGTACAACGCCTTCATCACTACGCAGGCCGAGGCCGCGCTGCGCCACGTCGTCGCGACGCACCCCTACGACGCGCAGGCGCAGGCGGCCGCGACCGACCAGACCGAGGAGGAGGTCGAGCGGTCTCCGCACGTGATCACGCTGCGCGAGAACGGCGCCGAGGTCGCCGACGAGCTGGTCGTGGAGCTCAACGAGCGCATCCACATCGCCGGCCTCGAGGTGCTCGAGGTGCGGCTCTCCAACCTCTCCTACGCCGCTGAGATCGCCGGCGCGATGCTCCAGCGCCAGCAGGCCCAGGCGGTCCTCGACGCCCGTCAGGTGATGGTGACCGGCGCCGTAGGACTGGTGACCGAGGCGCTGGCCGCGCTGGAGAAGAGCGGTGACATCGAGCTGGACCCCGAGCGCCGAGCGGCGATGACCTCCAACCTCATGACCGTGCTGGTCGGCGGGGGATCGGCGACGCCGGTCCTCAACGTCGGCTCGCTGTACTGA
- a CDS encoding zinc-dependent alcohol dehydrogenase family protein, which produces MRATTIHGTRDIRVSEVPDPTLELPTDAIVRVTAGCICGSDLWPYRGENPITPGATIGHECIGVVEAIGAEVRDVRVGDYVIVPFCHCDNTCAHCRAGAQSVCTHLGMTVSGQAELARVTQADGSLVKVGDTPDPALVPSLLALSDVMPTGWHAAVSAGVRPGSTVVVVGDGAVGLCGVLAASTMGAERVIAMSRHAPRQEIARAFGATDVVAERGKEGGAIVKELTDGIGADAVLECVGTDEAMRTAFGVARPGSMVGFVGVPHGVELPVRTMFSKNVGLRGGMAPVRRYLPELLDLVLAGRIEPGRVFDARVGLDEVAEGYRAMDERRAIKVLVEP; this is translated from the coding sequence ATGCGTGCCACGACGATCCACGGAACCCGCGACATCCGCGTCAGCGAGGTCCCGGACCCCACCCTCGAGCTGCCCACCGACGCCATCGTGCGAGTCACCGCCGGCTGCATCTGCGGCTCTGACCTGTGGCCCTACCGCGGCGAGAACCCGATCACCCCGGGCGCCACGATCGGCCACGAGTGCATCGGGGTCGTCGAGGCGATCGGCGCCGAGGTGCGCGACGTCCGCGTCGGTGACTACGTGATCGTGCCGTTCTGCCACTGCGACAACACCTGCGCGCACTGCCGCGCCGGCGCCCAGTCCGTGTGCACCCACCTCGGCATGACCGTGTCGGGCCAGGCGGAGCTGGCCCGGGTCACCCAGGCCGACGGCAGCCTGGTCAAGGTCGGCGACACCCCCGACCCCGCGCTGGTGCCCTCGCTGCTGGCGCTGAGCGACGTGATGCCCACCGGCTGGCACGCCGCGGTGAGCGCCGGCGTACGACCCGGCTCGACGGTGGTCGTCGTGGGCGATGGCGCCGTCGGGCTGTGCGGGGTGCTCGCCGCCTCGACGATGGGGGCCGAGCGGGTGATCGCGATGTCGCGCCACGCGCCGCGCCAGGAGATCGCGCGCGCCTTCGGGGCCACCGACGTGGTGGCCGAGCGCGGCAAGGAGGGCGGCGCGATCGTCAAAGAGCTCACCGACGGCATCGGCGCCGACGCGGTGCTGGAGTGCGTCGGCACCGACGAGGCGATGCGGACGGCGTTCGGCGTCGCCCGCCCCGGCTCGATGGTCGGTTTCGTGGGCGTCCCGCACGGCGTCGAGCTGCCGGTGCGCACGATGTTCTCCAAGAACGTGGGGCTGCGCGGCGGGATGGCGCCGGTGCGCCGCTACCTGCCCGAGCTGCTCGACCTGGTGCTGGCCGGGCGCATCGAGCCCGGCCGCGTCTTCGACGCCCGCGTGGGGCTGGACGAGGTCGCCGAGGGCTACCGCGCGATGGACGAGCGGCGCGCGATCAAGGTGCTCGTCGAGCCCTGA
- a CDS encoding arylmalonate decarboxylase: MSAATVAKGPKFALVVPSTNTSVEREYHHIRPRDLSWHTGRIMIKAPALDSADAFGKFRECLNEALPDALEVVMTCQPDYIVMGMSAETFWGGVKGNAAFEQHVRDLTGLEVSTGATAAGEALAAFGAKRIGVVTPYQPVGDEQVVAYFSELGFEVAAITGLCSASATSIADETPETIREAFLAVDGPDVDALIQCGTNLEAIVVAAELEKELGKPVIAINVATIWHALRANGIDDKIAGHGSLLELH; the protein is encoded by the coding sequence ATGAGTGCAGCCACCGTCGCCAAGGGCCCGAAGTTCGCGCTGGTCGTCCCCTCCACCAACACCTCGGTGGAGCGCGAGTACCACCACATCCGGCCCCGGGACCTGTCCTGGCACACCGGTCGGATCATGATCAAGGCACCCGCCCTGGACTCCGCCGATGCGTTCGGCAAGTTCCGCGAGTGCCTCAACGAGGCCCTGCCCGACGCCCTCGAGGTCGTGATGACCTGCCAGCCCGACTACATCGTGATGGGGATGTCGGCCGAGACGTTCTGGGGCGGGGTGAAGGGCAATGCTGCGTTCGAGCAGCACGTCCGCGACCTCACCGGGCTCGAGGTCAGCACCGGCGCCACCGCCGCCGGCGAGGCGCTTGCCGCGTTCGGCGCCAAGCGGATCGGTGTGGTCACGCCGTACCAGCCGGTCGGCGACGAGCAGGTCGTGGCCTACTTCAGCGAGCTCGGGTTCGAGGTCGCCGCGATCACGGGCCTGTGCTCGGCCTCGGCCACCTCGATCGCCGATGAGACCCCGGAGACCATCCGGGAGGCGTTCCTCGCCGTGGACGGGCCCGACGTCGACGCGCTGATCCAGTGCGGCACCAACCTGGAGGCGATCGTGGTCGCGGCCGAGCTCGAGAAGGAGCTGGGCAAGCCGGTCATCGCGATCAACGTCGCCACCATCTGGCACGCGCTGCGGGCCAACGGCATCGACGACAAGATCGCCGGCCACGGCTCGCTGCTCGAGCTGCACTGA
- a CDS encoding MFS transporter: MTTTQPSGNTGGGLADPGRPGTPRDRYGWPVYAWGLWDWGSAAFNAVITTFVFSVYITSKDFGPGASSKLGWALAGAGVLIALFAPISGQRADRSGRRTFWLAVNTGLVILATLGLFFVKPSPDYLWLGLLLLAAGNVFFELASVNYNAMLNEISTPATVGRISGLGWGLGYLGGIVLLLIVYFGLISPKKGLFGVTSADGLDVRVTMLFCAVWTLVFSVPLILTLRDDRAQRGTRGPRMGVLASYRALFATIADLWRTDRNTVYFLGASAVFRDGLAGVFTFGAVIAAKVFGFSASGVIVFGIAANVVAGIATIAFGHLDDRIGPKRVIVLSLSVMLLAGTLIFFLHDTGTTTFWVCGLALCIFVGPAQSASRTFLARLIPAGREGQVFGLYATTGRAVSFLAPAAFASSIWIGAKLTGVSDLDDAQHWGILGIVTVLLLGLLLLLPVRSGVRSDSALVTTPPPG; the protein is encoded by the coding sequence ATGACGACGACCCAGCCGTCCGGCAACACCGGCGGCGGCCTCGCCGACCCCGGCCGGCCCGGCACCCCGCGGGACCGCTACGGCTGGCCGGTGTACGCCTGGGGGCTGTGGGACTGGGGCTCCGCGGCTTTCAACGCGGTGATCACGACCTTCGTGTTCAGCGTCTACATCACCTCCAAGGACTTCGGCCCCGGCGCTTCCTCCAAGCTGGGCTGGGCGCTCGCCGGCGCGGGCGTGCTGATCGCGCTGTTCGCCCCGATCAGCGGCCAGCGCGCCGACCGCTCCGGACGGCGTACCTTCTGGCTCGCGGTCAACACCGGCCTGGTGATCCTGGCGACCCTCGGGCTGTTCTTCGTCAAGCCGTCCCCGGACTACCTGTGGCTCGGGCTGCTGCTCCTCGCGGCTGGCAACGTGTTCTTCGAGCTCGCCTCGGTGAACTACAACGCGATGCTCAACGAGATCTCCACCCCCGCCACCGTCGGGCGGATCTCCGGGCTCGGCTGGGGGCTGGGCTACCTCGGCGGGATCGTGCTGCTGCTGATCGTCTACTTCGGCCTGATCAGCCCGAAGAAGGGCCTCTTCGGCGTCACCTCCGCCGACGGGCTCGACGTACGCGTCACGATGCTGTTCTGCGCCGTCTGGACACTCGTCTTCTCCGTGCCGCTCATCCTGACGCTGCGCGACGACCGCGCCCAGCGCGGCACTCGCGGCCCCCGGATGGGCGTGCTCGCCTCCTACCGCGCCCTGTTCGCCACCATCGCCGACCTGTGGCGCACCGACCGCAACACGGTGTACTTCCTGGGTGCCTCCGCGGTCTTCCGCGACGGTCTGGCCGGAGTGTTCACCTTCGGCGCGGTGATCGCGGCGAAGGTCTTCGGCTTCAGCGCCAGCGGGGTGATCGTGTTCGGCATCGCCGCCAACGTGGTGGCCGGCATCGCCACGATCGCCTTCGGCCACCTCGACGACCGGATCGGCCCCAAGCGCGTGATCGTGCTGTCGCTGAGCGTGATGCTCCTCGCCGGCACGCTGATCTTCTTCCTCCACGACACCGGTACGACGACCTTCTGGGTCTGCGGGCTGGCGCTGTGCATCTTCGTCGGCCCGGCGCAGTCGGCCTCGCGCACCTTCCTGGCCCGCCTGATCCCGGCTGGCCGCGAGGGGCAGGTCTTCGGCCTCTACGCCACCACCGGGCGCGCGGTCAGCTTCCTGGCCCCGGCGGCCTTCGCGAGCTCCATCTGGATCGGCGCCAAGCTCACCGGTGTCAGCGACCTCGACGACGCCCAGCACTGGGGCATCCTCGGCATCGTCACGGTGCTCCTGCTCGGCCTGCTCCTGCTGCTGCCGGTGCGCAGCGGCGTCCGCAGCGACTCCGCGCTGGTCACCACGCCTCCTCCTGGCTGA
- a CDS encoding alpha/beta fold hydrolase has translation MSTAARSTSTAIHSTEVGDSGSRVVFLHGLFGQGRNFTQVAKALRPELRSLLVDLPNHGRSAWTERFGYAETADLVAEHLRAGFAADGPVHLVGHSMGGKTAMQLALRHPDLVDRLVVVDISPVANGSTGEFEHLLDSLAGLDLATLERRADADERLTEPISDERVRGFLLQNLRAADGGFRWQANLELLRRDLPEIGGWPEVDASFDHPVLWLAGEKSPYVRPEHEDAMRALFPRTRLATIKGAGHWVHSEQPESFVSALRVFLGAAAG, from the coding sequence GTGAGCACTGCCGCAAGGTCCACCAGCACCGCGATCCACAGCACCGAGGTCGGCGACAGCGGCAGCCGGGTCGTCTTCCTGCACGGCCTGTTCGGCCAGGGGCGCAACTTCACCCAGGTCGCCAAGGCGTTGCGCCCGGAGCTGCGCTCGTTGCTGGTCGACCTGCCGAACCACGGGCGCTCGGCGTGGACCGAGCGCTTCGGGTACGCCGAGACCGCCGACCTGGTCGCCGAACACCTGCGCGCCGGGTTCGCCGCCGACGGGCCGGTGCACCTGGTCGGGCACTCGATGGGCGGCAAGACCGCGATGCAGCTGGCGCTGCGCCACCCGGACCTGGTGGACCGCCTCGTGGTCGTGGACATCTCGCCGGTCGCGAACGGGAGCACGGGGGAGTTCGAGCACCTGCTCGACAGCCTGGCCGGCCTCGACCTGGCCACGCTGGAGCGGCGCGCCGACGCCGACGAGCGGCTCACCGAACCGATCTCCGACGAGCGGGTGCGCGGCTTCCTGCTGCAGAACCTGCGTGCCGCCGACGGCGGGTTCCGCTGGCAGGCCAACCTCGAGCTGCTGCGTCGCGACCTGCCCGAGATCGGCGGCTGGCCCGAGGTGGACGCCAGCTTCGACCACCCGGTGCTGTGGCTGGCCGGCGAGAAGTCGCCGTACGTCCGGCCGGAGCACGAGGACGCGATGCGCGCGCTGTTCCCGCGCACCCGGCTGGCAACGATCAAGGGCGCCGGGCACTGGGTGCACTCCGAGCAGCCCGAGTCGTTCGTCTCCGCGTTGCGGGTGTTCCTCGGCGCTGCGGCGGGCTGA
- a CDS encoding class I SAM-dependent methyltransferase produces the protein MQETTGETGTTTETGAGRWSGVADAYAASFATLCHGGVPGLLDAAAAQLGELAGRSVLDVGSGTGAVAAEVARRGALVTAVDPDPDLLALSAAAFDGPVVLGGLPRLPFADASYDVVVAGFVINQVGDPRAGVRELARVASRVVAATIWPSGPRPSALLLDEVLRRGGAQAAPGERLPAELDFDRSVDGLGGLLVEAGLVDVAARELRFPWRITPAALWTGVAGGVGVVGRTYLAQSADGRARVRAAYDAVVGEQLAEQVREGGSGDELVLDEVAVVAAGRHP, from the coding sequence ATGCAGGAGACGACGGGGGAGACCGGCACCACGACCGAGACCGGCGCGGGTAGGTGGTCTGGCGTCGCCGACGCGTACGCCGCGTCGTTCGCGACGCTGTGCCACGGCGGGGTGCCTGGCCTGCTGGACGCGGCGGCGGCCCAGCTGGGCGAGCTGGCCGGCCGCAGCGTGCTCGACGTCGGCTCGGGCACCGGCGCGGTGGCCGCCGAGGTGGCCCGGCGCGGTGCGCTGGTCACCGCCGTCGACCCGGACCCCGACCTGCTCGCGCTCAGCGCCGCGGCGTTCGACGGCCCGGTGGTGCTCGGCGGGCTGCCGCGACTTCCGTTCGCGGACGCGTCGTACGACGTAGTGGTGGCGGGGTTCGTGATCAACCAGGTGGGCGACCCGCGGGCCGGCGTACGGGAGCTGGCGCGGGTGGCCTCGCGGGTGGTCGCGGCGACCATCTGGCCCTCCGGCCCACGTCCGAGCGCCCTGCTGCTCGATGAGGTGCTGCGCCGCGGCGGGGCACAGGCGGCGCCGGGGGAGCGGCTGCCGGCGGAGCTGGACTTCGATCGCTCGGTCGACGGACTCGGGGGCCTGCTGGTGGAGGCCGGGCTGGTCGACGTCGCCGCGCGCGAGCTGCGCTTTCCCTGGCGGATCACCCCGGCAGCACTGTGGACAGGGGTCGCCGGGGGAGTCGGCGTGGTCGGGCGGACCTACTTGGCGCAGTCGGCGGATGGCCGGGCGCGGGTGCGCGCGGCGTACGACGCGGTGGTCGGTGAGCAGTTGGCCGAGCAGGTCCGCGAGGGCGGCTCCGGCGACGAGCTGGTGCTGGACGAGGTGGCGGTCGTCGCTGCGGGACGACACCCCTAG
- a CDS encoding glycerophosphodiester phosphodiesterase gives MSTRPHTGHAYLDTVAGGHEVLALAHRGGAYHPEIEGLENTLAAFKHAVALGYRYLETDVHVTRDGVLLAFHDRVLDRVTDRRGEIASLSYAEVRRALVAGREEVPTLARLFEEFGDARFNIDLKADGAVSALAEFIDTHDAWDRVLVGSFSPRRLRRFRELTDHRVPTSAHPLEVVAFRFLPSGRLADLLTRGRVAALQVPHRRGPWPLTTPGLVHRAHAAGKHVHVWTIDDPDQMRELLDLGVDGLFTDRTDTLRDVLVERGQWTDTWRHQA, from the coding sequence GTGAGCACACGGCCGCACACCGGGCACGCCTACCTCGACACGGTCGCGGGAGGGCATGAGGTGCTGGCGCTCGCGCACCGCGGCGGGGCCTACCATCCCGAGATCGAGGGCCTGGAGAACACCCTGGCCGCCTTCAAGCACGCCGTGGCGCTTGGCTACCGCTACCTCGAGACCGACGTGCACGTGACCCGGGACGGGGTGCTGCTCGCCTTCCACGACCGGGTGCTCGATCGGGTGACCGACCGGCGCGGCGAGATCGCGTCGCTGAGCTACGCCGAGGTCCGCAGGGCGCTCGTCGCCGGCCGCGAGGAGGTGCCGACGCTGGCCCGTCTCTTCGAGGAGTTCGGCGACGCCCGGTTCAACATCGACCTCAAGGCCGACGGCGCCGTGAGCGCGCTCGCCGAGTTCATCGACACCCACGACGCCTGGGACCGGGTCCTCGTCGGGTCCTTCTCCCCCCGTCGGCTGCGCCGCTTCCGCGAGCTCACCGACCACCGGGTGCCGACCTCCGCGCACCCGCTGGAGGTGGTGGCCTTCCGGTTCCTGCCCAGCGGGCGTCTCGCCGACCTCCTCACCCGCGGGCGGGTCGCGGCGCTGCAGGTGCCGCACCGGCGCGGTCCCTGGCCGCTGACCACCCCGGGCCTGGTACACCGTGCGCACGCTGCCGGCAAGCACGTCCACGTGTGGACGATCGACGACCCGGACCAGATGCGCGAGCTCCTCGACCTCGGGGTCGACGGGCTGTTCACCGACCGCACCGACACCTTGAGGGACGTGCTCGTCGAGCGCGGCCAATGGACCGACACGTGGAGGCACCAGGCATGA
- a CDS encoding metallophosphoesterase family protein yields MTRILHLSDTHAAAAGIDMDGVDAVAALERMLHDVRHVPGIQLVVVSGDVADDGSQAGCRAVREPVGTFARARGIPHVYCTGNHDDRSAFGAALGSGHLGPDGEDRGTPLVPGSPLRAAHSLVGGLRVLTLDTLVPGHTHGALDSDQLDALAELLATPAPDGTVLVLHHPPLHIASMPLLAEVVLRDIAALRDVVRGTDVRAVLAGHLHHPVTGFLAGTPVWVAPGVVTRIDTTAPAHLVRGVLGAGAGLLDLGPADATTYHLLHARDPRAGEPVYLYDAASGEDVADER; encoded by the coding sequence GTGACCCGGATCCTGCACCTGTCCGACACCCACGCCGCCGCTGCGGGCATCGACATGGACGGCGTCGACGCCGTCGCAGCGCTGGAGCGGATGCTGCACGACGTGCGCCACGTGCCCGGGATCCAGCTCGTCGTGGTCAGCGGGGACGTGGCCGACGACGGCTCCCAGGCCGGCTGCCGCGCGGTACGCGAGCCGGTCGGCACCTTCGCCCGGGCACGCGGGATCCCCCACGTCTACTGCACCGGCAACCACGACGACCGCTCCGCGTTCGGCGCCGCCCTCGGCAGCGGCCATCTCGGCCCCGACGGCGAGGACCGCGGGACGCCGCTCGTCCCGGGCTCGCCGCTGCGCGCGGCGCACAGCCTCGTCGGCGGGCTCCGGGTCCTGACCCTCGACACCCTCGTCCCCGGCCACACCCACGGCGCGCTCGACAGCGATCAGCTCGACGCCCTGGCGGAGCTGCTCGCGACCCCGGCACCCGACGGAACCGTGCTGGTGCTGCACCACCCGCCGCTCCACATCGCCTCCATGCCACTGCTGGCCGAGGTCGTGCTCCGCGACATCGCCGCCCTCCGCGACGTCGTGCGCGGCACCGACGTGCGCGCCGTGCTCGCCGGCCACCTGCACCACCCGGTCACCGGATTCCTGGCCGGTACGCCGGTCTGGGTGGCTCCCGGTGTCGTCACCCGCATCGACACCACCGCACCGGCCCACCTGGTCCGCGGCGTGCTCGGCGCCGGAGCGGGACTGCTCGACCTCGGCCCGGCGGACGCGACGACGTACCACCTGCTGCACGCCCGGGACCCGCGCGCCGGCGAGCCGGTCTACCTGTACGACGCGGCGAGCGGCGAGGACGTCGCCGACGAGCGGTGA
- a CDS encoding Arc family DNA-binding protein, with product MPRGVPGRPERKQIPLRLNPQVADAVRRWADDELRSVNAQIEKILHDALVRAGRLPGEEPDERAGE from the coding sequence GTGCCCCGCGGAGTGCCCGGCCGGCCGGAACGCAAGCAGATCCCGCTCCGGCTGAACCCGCAGGTCGCGGACGCCGTACGCCGCTGGGCCGACGACGAGCTGCGCTCCGTCAACGCCCAGATCGAGAAGATCCTGCACGACGCGCTGGTGCGCGCCGGTCGGCTGCCGGGTGAGGAGCCCGACGAGCGCGCGGGGGAGTGA
- a CDS encoding helix-turn-helix domain-containing protein, with protein MSEDYKGRIGNLIRDARKHRGLTQTQLAELLATSQSAINRIEKGHQNLSLEMLARIGAALDSEIVAVGAGPVHLRVTGPTTLSGTIDVKTSKNAGVALLCASLLNRGRTVLRKVARIEEVNRLLEVLSSLGVATRWLNDDNDLEIIPPRDLDLSRIDEAAARRTRSVIMFLGPLLHRAADFELPYAGGCNLGTRTVEPHMSALRPFGLEVKASDGMYHAQVNRNVVPTRPIVLTERGDTVTENALMAAALHPGTTVIRNASSNYMVQDLCFYLQRLGVTVEGIGTTTLTVTGREVIDVDVDYAPSEDPIEAMSLLAAAIVTQSEITIQRVPIEFLEIELALLEEMGLRYESSPEYVARNGHTRLIDITTKPSTLHAPLDKIHPMPFPGLNIDNLPFFAVIAAVAEGQTLLHDWVYENRAIYLTDLNKLGGNVKLLDPHRVMIEGPTSFTGTELVCPPALRPAVVILLAMLASKGTSVLRSTYVIHRGYEDLAQRLNLLGAQIESFRDI; from the coding sequence ATGAGTGAGGACTACAAGGGCCGCATCGGCAACCTGATCCGTGACGCCCGCAAGCACCGTGGCCTGACCCAGACCCAGCTCGCCGAGCTCCTGGCCACCAGCCAGAGCGCGATCAACCGCATCGAGAAGGGCCACCAGAACCTCTCCCTGGAGATGCTGGCCCGCATCGGTGCCGCCCTCGATTCCGAGATCGTCGCCGTGGGCGCCGGCCCGGTGCACCTGCGCGTGACCGGTCCGACCACCCTCTCGGGCACGATCGACGTCAAGACCTCCAAGAACGCCGGCGTCGCCCTGCTGTGCGCCTCGCTGCTCAACCGCGGCCGCACCGTGCTGCGCAAGGTCGCGCGCATCGAGGAGGTCAACCGGCTGCTGGAGGTGCTCAGCAGCCTCGGCGTGGCCACCCGCTGGCTCAACGACGACAACGACCTCGAGATCATCCCGCCGCGCGACCTGGACCTGAGCCGCATCGACGAGGCCGCGGCCCGGCGTACCCGCTCGGTGATCATGTTCCTCGGCCCGCTGCTGCACCGCGCCGCGGACTTCGAGCTGCCGTACGCCGGCGGCTGCAACCTCGGCACCCGCACCGTCGAGCCGCACATGTCCGCGCTGCGCCCCTTCGGCCTCGAGGTCAAGGCCAGCGACGGCATGTACCACGCCCAGGTCAACCGCAACGTGGTCCCGACGCGGCCGATCGTGCTCACCGAGCGCGGCGACACCGTCACCGAGAACGCGCTGATGGCCGCCGCCCTGCACCCCGGCACCACGGTCATCCGCAACGCCTCGTCGAACTACATGGTCCAGGACCTGTGCTTCTACCTCCAGCGCCTCGGCGTCACGGTCGAGGGCATCGGCACCACCACGCTGACCGTCACCGGCCGCGAGGTCATCGACGTCGACGTGGACTACGCGCCGTCGGAGGACCCGATCGAGGCGATGTCGCTGCTGGCCGCCGCGATCGTGACCCAGTCGGAGATCACCATCCAGCGGGTGCCGATCGAGTTCCTCGAGATCGAGCTGGCGCTGCTGGAGGAGATGGGGCTGCGCTACGAGAGCTCCCCGGAGTACGTCGCGCGCAACGGCCACACGCGGCTCATCGACATCACCACCAAGCCCTCGACCCTGCACGCGCCCCTGGACAAGATCCACCCGATGCCGTTCCCGGGCCTCAACATCGACAACCTGCCGTTCTTCGCGGTCATCGCCGCGGTCGCCGAGGGCCAGACGCTGCTGCACGACTGGGTCTATGAGAACCGTGCCATCTACCTCACCGACCTCAACAAGCTCGGCGGCAACGTCAAGCTCCTCGACCCGCACCGCGTGATGATCGAGGGCCCCACGTCCTTCACCGGCACCGAGCTGGTCTGCCCGCCGGCCCTGCGCCCGGCCGTGGTCATCCTGCTGGCGATGCTGGCCTCCAAGGGCACCTCGGTGCTGCGCAGCACCTACGTGATCCACCGGGGCTACGAGGACCTCGCCCAGCGGCTCAACCTGCTGGGCGCGCAGATCGAGTCGTTCCGCGACATCTGA
- a CDS encoding aminoglycoside phosphotransferase family protein, whose amino-acid sequence MEQSETPAGRLSGQQADLLAEWLPGWRLVRDLGWGLVGTTVLQVEHDGGPYVVKAGDAADHHLARELRAHREWLTPWTSRGRAPVLVHGDEAAKLLVTRYLPGELVQGNPAESDPDTYEQAGWLLRLLHDQLSVVDEGFEARERDKALAWLARSHRIEPAAAAALHEMVSGWPTPPTRLVPTHGDWQPRNWLIDGATVRAIDLGRADLRPAMSDLTRLAAQQFRVVPGAESAFLTGYGTDPRDADAWFRTRVREAIGTAVWAHQVGDEPFEAQGHRMVAEVLAEAGNHPPDNRRYRT is encoded by the coding sequence GTGGAGCAGAGCGAGACGCCGGCCGGTCGCTTGAGCGGGCAGCAGGCCGATCTCCTCGCCGAGTGGCTGCCCGGGTGGCGCCTGGTGCGCGACCTCGGCTGGGGACTGGTCGGCACCACCGTCCTGCAGGTCGAGCACGACGGCGGGCCGTACGTCGTCAAGGCCGGCGACGCGGCCGACCACCACCTGGCCCGCGAGCTGCGCGCGCACCGCGAGTGGCTCACGCCCTGGACCTCCCGCGGTCGGGCGCCGGTGCTGGTGCACGGGGACGAGGCGGCGAAGCTGCTCGTGACCCGGTATCTGCCCGGGGAGCTGGTGCAGGGCAACCCCGCCGAGAGCGACCCGGACACCTACGAGCAGGCCGGCTGGCTGCTGCGGCTTCTCCACGACCAGCTGAGCGTCGTGGACGAGGGCTTCGAGGCCCGCGAGCGCGACAAGGCGCTGGCCTGGCTGGCCCGCTCGCACCGCATCGAGCCCGCCGCCGCGGCCGCGCTGCACGAGATGGTGAGCGGCTGGCCGACGCCGCCGACGCGGCTGGTGCCGACCCACGGCGACTGGCAGCCGCGCAACTGGCTGATCGACGGCGCCACCGTGCGCGCGATCGACCTCGGCCGCGCGGACCTGCGCCCGGCGATGAGCGACCTGACCCGCCTGGCCGCCCAGCAGTTCCGCGTCGTACCGGGGGCGGAGTCGGCGTTCCTCACCGGCTACGGCACCGACCCCCGCGACGCCGACGCCTGGTTCCGCACCCGGGTCCGCGAGGCCATCGGCACCGCGGTGTGGGCCCACCAGGTCGGCGACGAGCCCTTCGAGGCCCAGGGCCACCGGATGGTCGCGGAGGTGCTGGCCGAAGCGGGAAACCACCCGCCGGATAACAGACGCTACCGGACGTAG